TCTTTCGACGGTAGGTAACAAACCGGGCAACAATATTGTCAGGCAAGATAATATCATTGGAAGCGATGGGCAAGCCGAATCTCCTTACGGCAACTGTCGGTCACTTGTGTCATCAGAAGCGAATCAACCTGACCGTTCGACAGAGTCCGTCTTATCTGAAAGGCTCCCTCGGGATATTCCGACACCTCGCAACTGTCGAAAATTCCTACGACATTAAGAAATGTAATAACGTCCGTTAATCTATAGTAGCCCACCGCGTCGCAAAGCAAGCGCGGTCGCTTGTCGGAATCGGCGACTTCCATCCAGAATTTAAGGTCGCTGAAAAGCCAGTCTACGTCCTGGACTAAACTGGTGTCAAATCCGTTCTGGTTTGACCTTAAGGCTATATATTCCCCCTTGTATCTGGATTCAGGAAATCGGGGAACATCAGTAATCCGCGTCTCATCGCTTTCGCAACTCGATAGTATCATTAAGAGAAACGCCGCTATCATTGGCTTATTGACCACAGTCATGAATCTCCGGTGTTTTAAATTAGAGACGGTCTTGCCGGCAGAATGTGCGTCAAAAACAGGTCATCAGAAAAAAACGCCTCCTTCGTGGGGAGGCGTTGTAAAATCGGCTCAATCCTGCATCATTGCGGCTTTTTCTTAAGTCGCAACTCTTTTTTCATCGTCCCTTCTATCTGCTCCAGATAGAGAGAATCGATCTGATTGTCAGACCCGATGGTTCGGCGCAGACCAAAAGTCCCATCCGGAACATCCCGCGGGTCGCACTGGTCGCCGCCGGTATTGGGGTCGCTCAGGGTTATGTTTGTCTCCAGCTTATAATTGCCGGACATATCGCAGAAGACCTTTGGGCGCTGGTCGGTTTTGGTTGCCTCCATCCAGAACTTCTGGTCGCTGAATGTCCAGACCACCCACTGCGAAACCGTGGTCCCGCCGCCGCTGCTGCCGTAATCGCGCGTGACTATATATTCCCCGTCATAGACCCCGCGCAACGACTGGGGAGGCTCCACCACGATATCTTCAGCGCACCCCGCCATTATCGCTACGGCTAATACCAACCAGAATAATTTCGCCATTACTTATCACTCCTCCAAACTATTATAATTTTTCTGCCAAATTATACATAAATTTGGCCTGAATTTCAATCGATTTTTTTGGCGACTGCTACTATTAAAGACCGCCCAAGAGGCGTTTCTGTTCAATCTTTTCTGCTATCCGGCAGATACGAGGCGGGACCGCTCTTATTGCTTCTGCATCTTTTCCTTAATAAACGGCACCTCGAGAAGTTCCTCAATCGTCTCAACGGTATAGTCAGCCTCTTCTTTGGGATACCGCACCATCTGGTTCCGGTTGATGCCGGTTAGTAGGCGAATCGCTTTCATCCCAAGAAGTTTCGCCGGAACGATATCGTTGTCCTGACGGTCCCCAATCATGGCTGTTTCATCCGGCCGGCTTCCCAGCGCTTCCATAATTGTCAGGAAATGCCGGACATCCGGTTTGGAGAACCCTATCTGCTCGGAAACCTTCTTGAAATCGAAATATTCCAAAATGCCGGCTTTTTCGAGGAAGCGATAAGCCCCTTCATTCTGATTGGCCGCAATCCCCAGCCGAAAGTGTCGTTGAAGTTTTGCCAGTAGCTCTTTTATGCCGGGCTGAAATTTGAAATGCTCTTCCAGCGGGAACCGGTCAAATTCTTCCCGCAGACGATAGAACAGCCCTTTGTCCGGTTTTACCGCCTGCCAGATGACGTATGAGTAGACCGAGGGAGCGTAGCATCGCACCGCTTCTTGAAGGTAATGCTCTATCTCATAATCGTTGAGCGCTTTTCCGGTGTGCTCAAAGACCAGCATTTTCAGGCGGTTGTGCCAGGCTTTCTCCGCCTCGTTCTCGATGACAACAGGCCCGCCGACATCTATAAGTAGCGTGGTAATGGTGCTCATCTAATCTCCCTCTATGACAGGCTTGACTCTGATTAAAAAGCCCCGCAAAGGCGGGGCTTTGGCGAAATATTACCGCTTATTTGTCCCGCTCGGAGGTTTTTTTCTTCTCTTTTATAGTCGCCTGAGCCGCCGCCAGGCGCGCTATCGGCACCCGGAAGGGGGAACAGGAAACGTAGTTCAGTCCAGTCCGGTGACAGAAATCGATGGAATCGGGGTCCCCGCCATGTTCGCCGCAGATGCCGATTTTCAAATCGGGTCGGGTGCGGCGCCCTCCTTTGACTCCCAGGTCAACCAGATATCCGACCCCCTCCTGGTCGATACTGACAAAGGGGTCTTTGGGAAGTATCCCCTTGTCTACGTAATATCTCAGGAATTTGCCGGCGTCGTCGCGCGAGAATCCCATCGTCATCTGCGTCAAATCGTTGGTGCCAAAGCTGAAAAATTCCGCTTCGGTGGCGATTTCATCGGCAACAATGGCGGCGCGAGGGATTTCAATCATGGTGCCAACTGCATACTCGAGGTTCTTTACCTTAAATTTGGTGGTCACCTCTTCCGCCACTCGCCGCACAATTTCAATCTGATTTCTGAGTTCATTGATATGCCCCACCAGCGGAATCATTATTTCCGGCACCACATGTTTCTTATCGCGGGTGACCTGGCAGGCGGCTTCGATTATCGCCCGAACCTGCATTTCCGTTATTTCCGGAAAGACTATTCCGAGACGGCATCCCCGATGTCCCAGCATCGGGTTAATCTCTTTCAGCTCGTCAATGCGTTGAAGAATTTTTTTCTTCCGGGCAAGGGTCTCGTCATAATGCTCGTCGGCTTTGTCCAGTTCCTCGATTTCATTTTCGATTTCTCTTTTATCCGGGAGAAATTCATGCAACGGCGGGTCGAGCGTCCGAATGGTCACGGGGAGTCCATCCATAACCTCGAAAAGGGCACGGAAATCGGCTCTCTGGAACGGAAGCAATTTATCCAGGGCTTGCTGGCGCTCTTCGGTGGAATCAGCCAGAATCATCTCCTGCACGACAGGGATTCTATCTTCGGAGAAAAACATATGCTCGGTGCGGCAGAGGCCGATTCCTTCGGCGCCGAATTTCCGCGCCTGTTTGGCGTCACGCGGC
The genomic region above belongs to Candidatus Zixiibacteriota bacterium and contains:
- a CDS encoding HAD family hydrolase, with protein sequence MSTITTLLIDVGGPVVIENEAEKAWHNRLKMLVFEHTGKALNDYEIEHYLQEAVRCYAPSVYSYVIWQAVKPDKGLFYRLREEFDRFPLEEHFKFQPGIKELLAKLQRHFRLGIAANQNEGAYRFLEKAGILEYFDFKKVSEQIGFSKPDVRHFLTIMEALGSRPDETAMIGDRQDNDIVPAKLLGMKAIRLLTGINRNQMVRYPKEEADYTVETIEELLEVPFIKEKMQKQ